In Deinococcus maricopensis DSM 21211, the sequence GGCACGCCCACCTGCGCCGCTACCAACGCACCCCCCTCGGGGACGCCTGGACCGCCGAGAACCGCGCCCGCCACGCCGACCTGCCCGCCCACCACGCCCGCGTCATCGGACGCGTCACGCGCGTCACCAGCCGCCGCGAACCCACCGCACAGGAGTAACCCCGCGCATGCACGCTACGCTCACCCACCACCGGCGCGCCGCCCCCAGCACCGCCACCATCCTCGGGTTCATCAGCGCGGGCGTCCCGCTCGACGCCACCCCCTTCGAACGCCTCGGGCGCCTCACCGTGCCCCGCGCGTACCGCCGTCCCGGCATGTTCGCGTTCGCCGTCACCGGCGACAGCATGACCGCGCCCGGCGGCGCCGGCCTCCCGCACGGCGCGTACGTCCTCGTGGACACGCACGACCTCATCACGCAGACCGGCCACGTGTACGCCTTCTGCCTGCCCGGCGGCGAGTACGTCGCCAAGCGCCTGCGCCTGCACCGCGGGCGGCCCGCCATGTACAGCGACAACCCCACCTACCCGCCCGCGCCCCTCACGCCCGACGTGCGCCGCGTGGGCCGCATCTACGCCACCACCCTCGACGGCGACACCTACCAGCCGGTCGGCTACCGCCCCTGGAACGACTGACGCGGGCCGAGGTCGCCCCCGCCCGCGTCCGTTGGGCGGCCCACCACCGCGGGCCGCCCCAGAGGGCTCAGAGCACCAGGTCCGCTTCGGTGGTCAGGAAATCCACCGCGCCCGAACCGATCTCGTAGAAGCCGCCCACCACGCGAATCTGCCCGCGCTTCTCGGCGTCGACGACCACGTCCTGCGTCCGCAGGCGCCCCACCTGATGGCGGACGTTGTTCAGCACCGCCTCGCGCATGCGCGCTTTGGTGTCGCGGATGTCCGGCAGGCCCACCACGCTCGGGCGGATCTGCCCGATCAGGTGCTGCAGCGCCGCCGGTTCACGCGCGATGTCCTCGTCCGGCAGCATCGCGGAGCGCACCGCCCCGCAGCCCTCGTGGCCCAGCACCATCACGAGGTGGATGTTCAGGTGCAGGATCGCGTACTCCAGGCTCGCGAGCGCCGAGTGGTCCACGACGTTCCCGGCGAGGCGCACCACGAACAGGTCCCCGAAGCCCTGGTCGAACACCAGCTCGACCGGGACGCGCGAGTCGCTGCACGCCAGCACCGCCGCGAACGGCGTCTGACCCATGATCTGCGCGCGGCGCTCGTTGGCGCCCAGGTCGGGCCGCACGGACTGCCCGCTGAAGAACCGGGCGTTGCCGGTCTTGAGGGCCCGGATGGCCGCTTCGGTGTTGTCGACAGTGTTCGGGCGGAGGCGGGCGATGTCCTCCATGCTGGCACCGCGGCGGATGGCGTCAAGGACGCGCATTTCGAAATCATGAGGGTCCGTCACGGCGTTCAGCGTACCAAGAGAACCGCCCCGCAGCGTAGCGGGGCGGTTCTCTGTGGGTTCAGCGGACGTCGACGAGTTCGACGTCGAAGATCAGCGTGGCGTTGGGCGGAATCGCGCCGGGCACGCCGCCCGCGCCGTACCCGAGGTGCGGGGGGATCGTGAGGCGGGCGTGGTCGCCGACGCGCAGCTGCGCGATGCCCTGGTCCCAGCCGGGGATGACGTACCCGACGCCGAGCGGGAACTCGATGGGCTCGCCGCGGTCACGGCTGCTGTCGAACTTGGTGCCGTCCTGCAGCATGCCGACGTAGTGCACGCGGACCATCTTGCCTTTTTCGGCCTGGACGCCCTGCCCGTGCTGGGTCTTCTCAACCTGGAGTTCTTGCATGCGCTCAGCGTAGCAGGCGCCGCAAGTTCGCGCGTGCGGGGGGCGTGGGTGTGCAAGAGTGCGCGGCGTGGCGTGGACGGGTCGGTTGTGGCTGGTGGGCGCGGCAGGGTTGAGCCTGCCGCTGCTGGGGAGTGCGGTGGCGGGGTTCGTGCAGCGGACGCCGTGGCTGATGGAGTTCGCACTGGGCGTGGCGCTGCTGGCGCTGGGGCTGACGCTCAGCCGGGCGCCGCGCGCGGTGGCGTGGCGGTACGGGCTGCTGG encodes:
- a CDS encoding FKBP-type peptidyl-prolyl cis-trans isomerase; this encodes MQELQVEKTQHGQGVQAEKGKMVRVHYVGMLQDGTKFDSSRDRGEPIEFPLGVGYVIPGWDQGIAQLRVGDHARLTIPPHLGYGAGGVPGAIPPNATLIFDVELVDVR
- a CDS encoding S24 family peptidase; translated protein: MHATLTHHRRAAPSTATILGFISAGVPLDATPFERLGRLTVPRAYRRPGMFAFAVTGDSMTAPGGAGLPHGAYVLVDTHDLITQTGHVYAFCLPGGEYVAKRLRLHRGRPAMYSDNPTYPPAPLTPDVRRVGRIYATTLDGDTYQPVGYRPWND
- a CDS encoding carbonic anhydrase produces the protein MRVLDAIRRGASMEDIARLRPNTVDNTEAAIRALKTGNARFFSGQSVRPDLGANERRAQIMGQTPFAAVLACSDSRVPVELVFDQGFGDLFVVRLAGNVVDHSALASLEYAILHLNIHLVMVLGHEGCGAVRSAMLPDEDIAREPAALQHLIGQIRPSVVGLPDIRDTKARMREAVLNNVRHQVGRLRTQDVVVDAEKRGQIRVVGGFYEIGSGAVDFLTTEADLVL